A window from Heteronotia binoei isolate CCM8104 ecotype False Entrance Well chromosome 15, APGP_CSIRO_Hbin_v1, whole genome shotgun sequence encodes these proteins:
- the LOC132583523 gene encoding olfactory receptor 5J3-like, with translation MIEMTMVKPLINQTVITELILLGFGDHPELQIFFFLLFLVIYIITMMGNLLIVVLVVTDRHLHIPMYFFLGNLSCLEICYTSTILPRMLVSFLTGNRTISIPGCFVQLYCFGFLVTAETCLLSVMSYDRYLAICKPFQYQFLMSNKVCIILAAGSWISGCFSVSVVVVWLSQLTYCGINVIDHFFCDFVPLSKLACSDITLVMEVALMLCSVFTLPPFLLTITSYICIISVILRIPSTTGRQKTFSTCSSHLLVVTIFYGTLMIVYLLPEGPLLKGSSKVFSFFYAVMTPMINPLIYSLRNKEVKEALRRCTSKFWSSLRF, from the exons ATGATAGAGATGACAATG GTAAAACCCTTGATAAACCAAACAGTCATCACAGAACTCATCCTCCTGGGATTTGGGGATCATCCTGAACTGCAGATTTTTTTCTTCCTGCTATTTCTAGTAATTTACATCATTACCATGATGGGGAATCTTCTTATTGTTGTGCTAGTTGTGACTGACAGGCATCTTCACATTCCCATGTACTTCTTCCTGGGGAACTTGTCCTGCTTAGAGATTTGTTACACTTCAACCATCCTGCCCAGAATGCTAGTGAGTTTCCTGACAGGGAATAGAACCATTTCCATCCCAGGTTGTTTTGTACAGTTATATTGTTTTGGCTTTCTAGTGACTGCAGAAACTTGTCTCTTATCTGTAATGTCTTATGATCGGTATTTAGCGATTTGCAAACCATTCCAATATCAGTTCCTTATGAGTAACAAGGTATGTATCATTTTAGCTGCTGGTTCATGGATTAGTGGCTGTTTTTCAGTCTCAGTAGTAGTTGTATGGCTTTCACAGTTAACGTACTGTGGCATCAATGTAATTGACCATTTCTTCTGTGATTTTGTACCACTGAGCAAGTTGGCCTGTAGTGACATAACTCTGGTAATGGAGGTAGCCTTAATGCTGTGTTCTGTATTCACCTTACCTCCATTTCTATTGACCATAACATCTTACATTTGCATCATATCAGTTATCCTAAGAATCCCCTCAACCACTGGGAGACAAAAGACATTTTCCAcctgctcctcccaccttctTGTAGTTACCATTTTCTATGGCACTTTAATGATTGTGTATCTCCTTCCAGAAGGCCCCTTACTGAAGGGTTCATCAAAAGTGTTCTCCTTTTTCTATGCTGTCATGACACCAATGATCAATCCCCTAATATATAGTTTGAGGAATAAGGAAGTGAAGGAAGCCTTGAGGAGGTGTACTTCAAAATTCTGGTCATCTCTCAGATTTTAG
- the LOC132583524 gene encoding olfactory receptor 6F1-like, with translation MESANRTVVKGFIILGFSASPQIRILSFMLVLVTYILTVTANVIIISVIKTNHKLQRPMYYFLGNFSFMEIWYTTSTVPKMLESFLVGESTISVAGCISQLYLFFALGSTECFLLATMAYDRYLAICRPLHYPTLMTLQISTWMVTAAWVAGFLAPLVPIVLISQLSFCGPKEIHHFFCDAGPLLRRSCGAAFLSSTLVTVLASMVILSTCLLTMVSYTFIISTILHIPSASGRQKAFSTCGSHLTVVVIYYATVIFIYVRPISPTASELDKVASVFYAVVTPLLNPIIYTLRNKEVKEALKKLVIRKQVFVKNIGTVIMVCW, from the coding sequence ATGGAATCGGCCAACAGAACTGTGGTAAAGGGTTTTATCATCCTGGGCTTTTCTGCTTCTCCACAGATCCGCATTCTGTCCTTCATGCTAGTCTTGGTCACCTATATTCTCACAGTAACTGCCAATGTAATCATCATCTCAGTCATTAAGACAAATCATAAACTTCAGCGTCCCATGTATTACTTCCTGGGTAATTTCTCCTTCATGGAGATTTGGTACACAACGTCCACTGTGCCCAAGATGCTAGAAAGTTTCCTGGTTGGTGAGAGTACTATCTCTGTGGCAGGCTGCATCTCCCAGCTTTACCTTTTCTTTGCCTTGGGCTCCACTGAATGTTTCTTGTTAGCAACTATGGCCTATGACCGCTACTTGGCTATCTGCCGTCCTCTGCATTATCCAACACTTATGACTCTGCAAATAAGTACCTGGATGGTGACAGCAGCCTGGGTGGCTGGATTTCTTGCCCCCTTGGTTCCTATTGTCCTTATTTCTCAGCTTTCATTCTGTGGGCCTAAGGAAATCCACCATTTCTTCTGTGATGCTGGGCCCCTGCTGAGGCGATCATGTGGTGCTGCCTTTCTCAGCTCAACACTTGTGACAGTGCTGGCCTCCATGGTCATCCTCAGCACCTGTTTGCTCACTATGGTGTCCTACACCTTCATCATCTCCACCATTCTCCATATCCCTTCAGCCAGTGGGAGGCAGAAGGCATTTTCAACTTGTGGCTCTCACCTCACTGTGGTGGTCATTTACTATGCCACAGTCATCTTTATATATGTACGGCCGATCTCCCCTACTGCTTCTGAACTGGACAAAGTGGCATCAGTCTTTTATGCAGTAGTCACCCCACTTCTGAATCCAATAATTTATACCCTAAGAAACAAGGAGGTTAAGGAagctctgaagaagttggtgatCAGGAAGCAGGTGTTTGTGAAGAACATTGGAACTGTAATCATGGTTTGCTGGTAG
- the LOC132583525 gene encoding olfactory receptor 6B9-like, translated as MHLANQSHVTVFILVGFPGSLKLQHFLFTLFLVSYTLTVLENLIIIVLIWVNIKLHKPMYIFLGNFSFLEIWYVSVTVPKMLSGFVTQKMDISFTGCMAQLFFFLVLACTECALLTVMAYDRYVAICSPLRYPAIMSQDFCIRLAIGSWLSGFFVATGKTFFISRLSYCGPNVVNHFFCDVSPLLNLACTDLSLAELIDFLLALLIIIGPLIVTITSYTCIISTVLHIPSAKGKRKAFSTCASHLLVVTIFFAATVFIYVRPRALTNVNANKLVSVLYTVLTPLLNPVIYCMRNQEFKDALRKTINGPSSRQID; from the coding sequence ATGCACCTGGCAAACCAGTCACATGTGACAGTTTTCATTTTGGTGGGGTTTCCAGGAAGTTTAAAACTGCAGCACTTTTTATTCACACTTTTTCTGGTTTCCTACACCCTAACAGTGTTGGAGAATTTGATCATCATTGTACTAATCTGGGTGAACATCAAGCTTCATAAACCTATGTATATATTCCTGGGAAATTTTTCTTTCCTGGAGATCTGGTATGTCTCAGTCACTGTCCCCAAGATGCTTTCAGGCTTTGTTACACAGAAGATGGATATTTCCTTTACAGGCTGCATGGCCCAGCTCTTCTTCTTTCTGGTTCTGGCATGCACAGAGTGTGCCCTCCTAACAGTTATGGCTTATGACCGCTATGTTGCCATCTGTAGCCCTTTGCGTTATCCTGCCATAATGAGTCAAGATTTCTGTATCCGTTTAGCAATCGGTTCATGGTTAAGTGGATTTTTTGTAGCAACAGGAAAGACCTTCTTCATCTCACGCTTGAGCTACTGTGGACCCAACGTTGTCAACCACTTCTTCTGTGATGTCTCCCCACTTCTCAATCTAGCCTGCACTGACTTGTCATTGGCTGAACTCATTGACTTCCTGCTGGCCTTGCTTATTATCATTGGTCCACTCATTGTAACAATCACCTCTTATACCTGCATTATCTCTACTGTCTTGCATATTCCTTCAGCCAAAGGGAAGCGAAAGGCCTTTTCCACCTGTGCCTCACATCTTTTGGTAGTCACCATTTTCTTTGCTGCCACCGTTTTCATCTATGTTCGACCAAGGGCTCTTACTAACGTTAACGCCAACAAGCTTGTTTCTGTTCTCTATACAGTTCTAACACCACTTCTTAACCCAGTCATATATTGCATGAGGAATCAGGAGTTCAAGGATGCCCTTCGAAAAACCATTAATGGGCCTTCTTCAAGACAAATAGACTAA
- the LOC132583526 gene encoding olfactory receptor 6B1-like: MQLANQSHVTVFILVGFPGSLKLQHFLFTVFLVSYTLTVLENLIIIVLIWVNIKLHKPMYIFLGNFSFLEIWYVSVTVPKMLSGFATQKMDISFTGCMAQLFFFLVLACTECALLTVMAYDRYIAICSPLRYPAIMSQDFCIRLAIGSWLSGFFVATGKTFFISRLSYCGPNIINHFFCDVSPILNLACTDLSFVELIDFLLALLILIGPLIVTITSYSCIISTVLHIPSAKGKRKAFSTCASHLLVVTVFFAATIFIYARPRALTSVNAHKIVSVVYTVLTPLLNPVIYCMRNQEFKDALRKTINGSSLRQIGYCSKSSI; the protein is encoded by the coding sequence ATGCAACTGGCAAACCAGTCACATGTGACAGTTTTCATTCTGGTGGGGTTTCCAGGAAGTTTAAAACTGCAGCACTTTTTATTCACAGTTTTTCTGGTTTCCTACACCCTAACAGTGTTGGAGAATTTGATCATCATTGTACTAATCTGGGTGAACATCAAGCTTCATAAACCTATGTATATATTCCTGGGAAATTTTTCTTTCCTGGAGATCTGGTATGTCTCAGTCACTGTCCCCAAGATGCTTTCAGGCTTTGCTACACAGAAGATGGATATTTCCTTTACAGGCTGCATGGCCCAGCTCTTCTTCTTTCTGGTTCTGGCATGCACAGAGTGTGCCCTCCTAACAGTTATGGCTTATGACCGCTATATTGCCATCTGTAGCCCTTTGCGTTATCCTGCCATAATGAGTCAAGATTTCTGTATCCGTTTAGCAATCGGTTCATGGTTAAGTGGATTTTTTGTAGCAACAGGAAAGACCTTCTTCATCTCACGCTTGAGCTACTGTGGACCCAACATCATCAACCATTTCTTCTGTGATGTCTCCCCAATTCTCAATCTAGCCTGCACTGATTTGTCATTCGTTGAACTCATTGACTTCCTGCTGGCCTTGCTCATTCTCATTGGACCACTCATTGTAACAATCACTTCTTATAGCTGTATTATCTCTACTGTCTTGCACATTCCTTCAGCCAAAGGGAAGCGAAAGGCCTTTTCCACCTGTGCCTCACATCTTTTGGTAGTCACCGTTTTCTTTGCTGCCACCATTTTCATCTATGCCCGACCAAGGGCTCTCACCTCTGTTAATGCCCACAAAATTGTGTCTGTTGTCTATACAGTTCTAACACCACTTCTTAACCCAGTTATTTATTGTATGAGGAATCAAGAATTCAAGGATGCCCTCAGAAAAACCATTAATGGATCTTCTTTAAGACAAATAGGCTATTGTTCTAAGAGCTCTATTTAG